From the genome of Diabrotica virgifera virgifera chromosome 8, PGI_DIABVI_V3a:
aataaacgagttagaCTGAAAAAAAGTAAgcctctttttttggtaaaaaaaaatcgtgaaaacctccctctatttagcaccctaaatgaaattaatcgtttggttttaccatctattttaactgtgtgtgtattgtttatgtgatttgtaagttttattggtttgaagtgcttatttttgaaaacatttggttttatagtaaaaaaaattttctaaaaatttaattttttgggcTAAATTTTAACCGGGCCATAATCGGGCAAATGGCCcggttggactgacttgcgcactaggatttaattctttaaattctTTGAGGCTTTTTGAAAATCGAAAACGGGAATcgtgatcgactaaaagcacacaacctgtcaccaacaaaaatgacaaattacAATGATAGATAAATCAGTTATCAGTCAGATAACCGTTCCAACATCGGTTTCCAAATTACCGTCATGGAACGATAGCTatgcgatacaattacgaacatgcgcaaaacaaacggtacaagtagtttctgGACGGTtgctggaccgtccaaaagttcatgttggaacaaaccttatattacgatgtgtgccaaatatctcgataaaatatttaaaattaaatctgcaatcttggaacgcgttttccgcgCGCTGATGTTGCCTCTTAATAGTGACGGTAAAACTCAGTATGTGACAAAATAAACTACTGAAATGAATGttgaaatgtttattattatttatatcgaaaatagttcgattgaacctatataacttaccttagtacaaattttttcataaaaaaagttacagccctttgaaattacaaaatgaaaatcgattttttttcgatatatctataaaacttttgttctataaagttttatacgtaagtcaatacttttcgagttattcgcgatttaaaatgtttatttttcgacaaaaaaactacgttttcagaccgtttttcccaaataactcaaaaagtatatattttatcgaaaaaaatatttttagcaaaagtgtagcctataaaaaaacgaaaaaaaaggTGTACCAGTTAAGTCCACAAATTAAGtacaagcaaagttgtagctcatgaaaaatacgttcttattcgtctaattccaaatagaacaattcaacgcgaaatcactgAAGATAGAAGCGTTTtccgggaaaaccttattaatatttttaaagtattgaaaaagcttattatttgctttccacaaaagtttacagcatcaaaaataaacgagttagaCTGAAAAAAAGTAAgcctctttttttggtaaaaaaaaatcgtgaaaacctccctctatttagcaccctaaatgaaattaatcgtttggctttaccatctattttaactgtgtgtgtattgtttatgtgatctgtaagttttattggtttgaagtgcttatttttgaaaacatttggttttatagtaaaaaaaattttctaaaaattttattttttcaaaataacttaaaaagtattagtgataagaaaaatcttaaagagtaaaaaaatgtagattttgctattataaatatgctagtttcattttgtttctccgtaagacaaaaattggttaagataatatggctgttcaaaattggcatacactcgtgattactgacccattcaagctttctcaattataaccctttcaaaaatagaCACTTTAAATCGGTGAGACTGAcacatcatataaaaaatagataggtaagtaaattgtttgtaaagcggtagcgattaatttcatttgaggagctaaacacggcgagattttcatgattttttacaaaaaaaaagagggccaactttattttgagcgtaactcgcttatttttaatgctaaaacttttgttaacaattaaaacaaagctttttataaatactttaaaaaagtttaaatgggtttttcccgaaaagtgcttaattattcggtgatttcaccttgaaatattcgatttggaattagacgaataagaacgtatttttcatgagttacaactttgtttttatttgattgatagacttcactgatacaccattttttttggttttttataagctacacttttgctaagaatatttttttcgataaaatatttactttttgagttatttgcgaaagaccgtctgaaaacgtagtttttttgtcgaaaaatcaacattttcaatggcaaataactcgaaaagtattgacttccgaaaaaactctataaaacagaagttgcttaaaatcagtcaatttatccatttccggtcttatcttgaacgtatgttttttcacccccgagaaggggtgaatgtcaccccccaagtaaaagcaaccaacggcacaatttcaactttgaagtggagggtaagtagaaccttaatccaaattttcatgcaattcggagttgcccctgaaaattacacggtatcgccgaatttcccgttcatttactgggctactttGAATGTTTATGATTTCAGTATCAGCCATTTTGGTCCTGACAGAGACGTTTTAGTTCCAGTTCCAATGTTTCCAATAACCCCATTAAGAGTTAAAATTGCAATATACAATATCAATTAGGATTCAAAACataaaattacttataaaataaaatcaatatcaaaaagtttataaaatgtttattaaagtTTTTCTCCAGGGTGAATTTGCATATGATTATCAAAAGTAGGTctataagtaaattgtttaaaacaaatttcacacttgagGTTTCTCTCCTGTATGTTttttcataatatgtatttttaaaCTACCTCCCACAGTAAACTGTTTAGTACAAATTttgcacttgtaaggtttttctccagtatgtgtTCTAGAATGTATTTTCAAATGGACTGCGACgctaaactgctttaaacaaatttcgcacttgtaaggtttctCTCCAGTGTGTAATCTCAAATGTACTGTCAAATGACTTGGTtggctaaactgcttaaaacaaatttgacacttgtgaggtttttctccagtgtgtaatTTCAAATGTGCTGTCAAGTTACTTGCTTgcgtaaactgcttaaaacaaatatcacaATTGAAAGGTTTCTCTCCTGTATGTAActtcaaatgtttttttaaattactcgCAGTACTAAAATTCTTAGAACAAATTTTGCACATGGGCACTGCCCCAGTGTGCAATTTGATGTGGCTATTCAGACTATCTGTTCCAGTGTATTCTTTAAAACAAACATCACACTTACAAGTTATTTTATCAGTGTGCACCTTCAAATGACGTTCCATATTAATTTTCTGGGTAAACTGcgtcaaacaaatttcacacctgtgaggtttttctccagtgtgcgatcttaaatgtgtttttaaattacTTGTTGTAATAAAAgacttgaaacaaatttcacatttgtacggtttttctccagtgtgcactctcaaatgtgttttcaaagaaCCTGCTTCCCTAAACTGCTtacaacaaatttcacatttgtacggtttttctccagtgtgcactctcaaatgtgttttcaaagaacatgcttcactaaactgcttaaaacaaatttcacacttgtacggtttttctccagtgtgcactctcaaatgtgttttcaaatcaccattttgagaaaactgcttaaaacaaatttcacacttgtacggtttttctccagtgtgcactctcaaatgtgttttcaaagaaCCTGCTCCACTAAACTGCTTACAACAAATtacacacttgtacggtttttctccagtgtgcactctcaaatgtgttttcaaagaaCCTGCTCCACTAAACTGCTTACAACAAATtacacacttgtacggtttttctccagtgtgcactctcaaatgtgttttcaaattacttgcAGTATTAAacagcttaaaacaaatttcacatttaaatgattttttttcaaCAAGTTGGCTGATATTATTATGTTCTTCTTTATTACTTGACCGTAAGAGTTTCGTTTTCATAGTTTCTGATGTGTTCTTCTTTTCAAGAAAGCCTAAAATAAAAActagaatatatatttttaatttaaagaaaaatgTAATACAATAGAAGAGACCATTTTAAAAATTCAGTGTCTATTGCCtgaaaggaccccgcacaaaccttatggaaaataggtcccagtggatttcgttcatactttcgGAAAATACTCTTGGAAGCatatcctgataaaaagttctcatgggcacaactcaatcgtatgaaggatttttaagatataaaggtccaaactcggaaaattataagatttacggggtattccaattccgtgactTACTGGTTATttcaacatgtagaagtttggattaaggaaaagtactagtagtctaggattttttcctggctatccaatggcgacctttactttgatcttgaccttcaacggacctcatcttctagagtttcgatggttttcggcatttagttgattcaaatgaattactggagggttttttaaggtcgctaaacacgaatatgcctcCAGAACCCACTCCCGGGgcacctgatttccaaggtcaatgaaagggtctcctggagtttcgagggtgtttggtactacattaatgcaaacggattagttataggtttttgggttgctgaacacgaatacgtgatcacatTGTGCTgtaggcacaatgtgattcgtgGGTCGGATCTAATAGTGCatgcatgttcagcaaccccaaaaacctaagagtaatccatttgatccctccgaaactctagaagataacctgtcttaggcaccaggtgctcctgtgtctgtgctgatcatgtattcgtgttcagcaaccccaaaaacctatgactaatccgtttgcattaatgtagtaccaaagaccctcgaaactctatGGGCCCCTTTtattgaccttggaaatcaggtgctccgggagtcggttctgttggcatattcgtgtatagcgacctcaaaaaaccctccagtaattaatttgcatcaattaaatgccgaaaaccatcgaaactctagcagatgacgtcccttgcagaggctctggccaccacgtcatccggagggcaattctgatggcatattcgtgttcgacagggcaacaaagacagtaccagttagccgaacctgaaataccagggcccacactagctgaagtaaagtcagcaatttcgtccctaaaaaaccataaaaccccaggcccagacggcatacaggcggaactactaaaaaagggggagacaaactacatcttgagatatatcatcttataagagaagtctgggaaagagaagaaataccgaaacactggcatgaaagccatataatacctattcacaagaagggagacaaacaaatatgtcggaactatagaggaatatcgttaattaatacagcatacaagattatatccataatactgtttagaagactaactccatacgcagaggaaataataggcgactaccaaagcggattcagaccgggaaggtcgactatagaccagatcttcgtcctacgccaggtgttggaaaaaaactgggaattcaaccgcgatgtacaccaaatcttcgtggacttcaaacaagcttacgattctgttagcagagaagcattgtgggagactatggtagaaatgggagtacctggaaaactggtacgattaacaaaggtgagcacggagaacgcttccgcacgaatcagaattggcagcaccacgtcggaggaatttctcattgacaccggacttagacaaggagatcctctcgcccccctgctgtttaacttcgcactggagcatgcagtaaggaaagctcagccacaactgacaaacggatttgccgcccaaggatcaaaaatactattagcctttgcggatgacgtggacacaattgcacaatccaccagagatgcaaaagaagttttcaccctattcgagaacggagccaaggaagttggtcttaaggtcaacgaggacaagaccaagtacatggtggttacgaagaacccaagaccaagggttagacaaaacgtaacaattaatgaatacaattttgaagtcgtcaaagaatttaagtacctgggagcgatcataacatctgaaaataactatgaaaaggacgtggcagccaggattattgcaggaaacagggcatactactcattaaggaccctacttaaatcaaaaatactctcaagaccagcaaaaataagagtatataagacaataattcgtcccacaataacgtatggaagcgaaacatggactctgaatcagcgggaaacaacaaaattactggtacttgaaagaaagatactgcggactatatatgggccttgcagagaagagacaacaggagaatggagaagaagacacaatgatgaactccagacaatatacggagatgaaaacatagtacgctacattaaatcaaacagaatacgatgggcgggtcacgtactaagatcaagtgacgaaagacttctaaacgccacattctgggaaaggcccgatggaaaaaggtcagttggtcgcccaagaaagagatggaaggacgcagtagccagcgatctacgcaaaatgggagtacagcaatgggaaatagctgctcaggaccgacaa
Proteins encoded in this window:
- the LOC126890701 gene encoding zinc finger protein 271-like isoform X2, whose product is MEFKIEIKEELVEYDQRHTESPLSTSINLGHLKSEPEVNSALTIKAGVKEEFGDGDPRYIQSQPSSSLDPKGLKNESDEYNLGFLEKKNTSETMKTKLLRSSNKEEHNNISQLVEKKSFKCEICFKLFNTASNLKTHLRVHTGEKPYKCVICCKQFSGAGSLKTHLRVHTGEKPYKCVICCKQFSGAGSLKTHLRVHTGEKPYKCEICFKQFSQNGDLKTHLRVHTGEKPYKCEICFKQFSEACSLKTHLRVHTGEKPYKCEICCKQFREAGSLKTHLRVHTGEKPYKCEICFKSFITTSNLKTHLRSHTGEKPHRCEICLTQFTQKINMERHLKVHTDKITCKCDVCFKEYTGTDSLNSHIKLHTGAVPMCKICSKNFSTASNLKKHLKLHTGEKPFNCDICFKQFTQASNLTAHLKLHTGEKPHKCQICFKQFSQPSHLTVHLRLHTGEKPYKCEICLKQFSVAVHLKIHSRTHTGEKPYKCKICTKQFTVGGSLKIHIMKKHTGEKPQV
- the LOC126890701 gene encoding zinc finger protein 227-like isoform X1, encoding MEFKIEIKEELVEYDQRHTESPLSTSINLGHLKSEPEVNSALTIKAGVKEEFGDGDPRYIQSQPSSSLDPKGLKNESDEYNLGFLEKKNTSETMKTKLVRSSNKEQHISQPVENKSFKCEICLKQFCQAIRLKNHLRLHSGFLEKKNTSETMKTKLLRSSNKEEHNNISQLVEKKSFKCEICFKLFNTASNLKTHLRVHTGEKPYKCVICCKQFSGAGSLKTHLRVHTGEKPYKCVICCKQFSGAGSLKTHLRVHTGEKPYKCEICFKQFSQNGDLKTHLRVHTGEKPYKCEICFKQFSEACSLKTHLRVHTGEKPYKCEICCKQFREAGSLKTHLRVHTGEKPYKCEICFKSFITTSNLKTHLRSHTGEKPHRCEICLTQFTQKINMERHLKVHTDKITCKCDVCFKEYTGTDSLNSHIKLHTGAVPMCKICSKNFSTASNLKKHLKLHTGEKPFNCDICFKQFTQASNLTAHLKLHTGEKPHKCQICFKQFSQPSHLTVHLRLHTGEKPYKCEICLKQFSVAVHLKIHSRTHTGEKPYKCKICTKQFTVGGSLKIHIMKKHTGEKPQV